In one Echinicola marina genomic region, the following are encoded:
- a CDS encoding UpxY family transcription antiterminator translates to MNSERNWFVMYTAPRAEKKVAKRLEENNIEVYLPIIEEIRQWSDRKKKVQRPLFNGYIFVRIEHNRLWEALQVQGAVKFVNFSGTHARVREEEIEAIKRIVNTGVAVEVDSSEIQEGEKVKILGGPLQGFEGECIQKGNQDYFIIRVPSIHQTVMVNVPRKFLEVIS, encoded by the coding sequence ATGAATTCAGAAAGGAACTGGTTTGTGATGTACACTGCCCCACGGGCGGAGAAGAAAGTAGCAAAGAGGCTAGAAGAAAACAATATTGAAGTATACCTACCCATCATAGAGGAAATCAGGCAATGGAGCGACCGAAAGAAAAAGGTACAGCGCCCACTTTTCAATGGCTATATCTTTGTAAGAATTGAACACAACAGACTCTGGGAAGCCTTGCAGGTACAGGGAGCCGTAAAATTCGTCAACTTTTCAGGGACCCATGCCCGAGTGCGGGAAGAGGAAATTGAGGCCATCAAAAGAATTGTCAATACTGGCGTAGCGGTAGAAGTGGATAGCTCAGAAATCCAAGAAGGTGAAAAAGTCAAAATCCTAGGTGGGCCACTACAGGGTTTTGAAGGAGAATGCATCCAAAAAGGCAACCAAGATTACTTTATTATCCGTGTACCAAGTATCCATCAAACGGTCATGGTCAATGTCCCTAGAAAATTCTTGGAAGTAATTTCATAG
- a CDS encoding penicillin acylase family protein codes for MKYFGFLIVFIFTLILAVGLSVKLGPVPPLGYLMDPFHGFWQNSYSEDETVKKSVKITGLEAEVKINYDENLIPHIFAQNEHDLMMAQGYVTARHRLWQMEFQTRAAAGRIAEIVGPVALEFDRMQRRKGLGYGAEAGLEYIKNNDPETLSLIEAYASGVNQYIDQMDMGELPVEYKLLDYRPEPWTPYKTVLLLKYMADMLVGDKDVEYTHLRKVLGEAGMNKFFPDYPGVNDPVIEMDKKWDFIPLEVQRPEGLDYPDFSILQEALPDPEPGVGSNNWAVSGAKTQSGNPILANDPHLGLNLPSLWFTLQLSTPAYTVKGASLPGALGVISGFNEDIAWGVTNATRDVRDWYSIEFKDENRLEYRYNDQWIQSTHRIEEIAVQGDSAFLDTVIYTHYGPVMYDHSFMPNKQKVNFALKWTALDGSNEQRTFLDLNRAKDHDDFIAALDHFTAPAQNFAFASKEGDIALKVQGKFPLKWPEQGKYLMDGNDARYEWTGYIPNEQNPATLNPDRGFVSSANQYSVGSDYPYYIFDDSFEEYRNRRINSRLTEMQDISVEDIKSLQFDDYNLHAAEVLPVMLNYLTADSSQVFESPATALIDTLSRWDFYADPEKTAPVIFDIWWEKLRSSVWRKLSEIPGAIVLPDNYRTAKFLIETPNDSIFDQAATNAKVETASDHIESTFFEAVEEWSTLVEKDENLNWYRYKGTSILHLVPNFAAFSHQNIKTGGGKSIINATSSRHGASWRMVVELGDKVNAFGIYPGGQSGNPGSKFYDNMIPLWAEGKYLDFGLRSSDQTEHLLYSTTMVPN; via the coding sequence ATGAAATACTTCGGTTTTTTAATCGTGTTTATTTTTACTTTGATTTTGGCTGTAGGGCTTTCTGTAAAGCTTGGACCAGTGCCTCCTTTGGGCTACCTCATGGACCCCTTTCATGGGTTCTGGCAAAATTCCTACAGCGAAGATGAAACGGTCAAAAAGTCGGTAAAAATCACCGGACTCGAAGCGGAAGTGAAGATCAATTACGACGAAAATCTAATTCCACATATTTTCGCACAAAATGAGCATGACCTTATGATGGCCCAAGGCTATGTTACTGCTAGACACAGGCTGTGGCAAATGGAATTTCAGACCCGGGCAGCGGCAGGACGCATTGCAGAAATTGTGGGGCCAGTGGCTTTAGAATTTGATCGTATGCAAAGGAGAAAGGGGCTGGGCTATGGAGCTGAAGCAGGCTTGGAATATATAAAAAACAATGATCCAGAGACATTATCACTAATTGAAGCTTATGCCTCTGGAGTGAACCAGTATATCGATCAGATGGATATGGGGGAATTGCCGGTAGAATATAAACTCCTTGATTATCGTCCGGAGCCTTGGACGCCCTATAAGACGGTGCTTTTATTGAAGTATATGGCAGATATGTTGGTGGGAGATAAGGATGTAGAGTATACCCATCTCAGAAAAGTGCTGGGAGAAGCAGGGATGAACAAGTTTTTTCCGGATTATCCTGGTGTAAATGATCCCGTAATTGAAATGGACAAAAAGTGGGATTTCATTCCCCTAGAAGTGCAGCGGCCGGAGGGATTGGATTATCCTGATTTTTCTATTTTACAGGAAGCACTGCCTGATCCGGAGCCGGGTGTGGGTTCCAATAATTGGGCAGTATCAGGAGCCAAAACACAGAGTGGAAACCCTATCTTAGCCAATGATCCACATTTGGGATTGAACCTGCCCAGTCTTTGGTTTACACTTCAATTAAGTACCCCGGCCTACACGGTCAAGGGCGCATCTTTGCCAGGGGCCTTGGGGGTCATTAGTGGCTTCAATGAGGACATTGCTTGGGGAGTGACCAATGCAACCCGGGATGTAAGGGACTGGTATTCGATTGAATTCAAGGATGAAAACAGGTTGGAATACCGCTATAATGACCAGTGGATCCAAAGTACCCATCGAATAGAGGAGATTGCGGTACAGGGAGACTCGGCCTTTTTGGATACGGTGATTTATACCCATTATGGACCGGTCATGTATGACCATAGTTTTATGCCTAATAAGCAGAAGGTCAATTTTGCACTAAAGTGGACTGCATTGGACGGGTCCAATGAACAGAGAACTTTTTTGGATCTAAATAGGGCAAAAGACCATGATGATTTTATTGCTGCCTTGGATCATTTTACCGCCCCGGCACAGAATTTTGCCTTTGCCAGCAAGGAGGGGGATATCGCCCTGAAGGTACAGGGTAAATTCCCCCTGAAATGGCCTGAGCAGGGAAAATACCTTATGGATGGCAATGATGCCAGGTATGAGTGGACTGGCTATATTCCTAATGAACAAAATCCGGCGACCTTAAATCCTGATAGGGGATTTGTGAGTTCCGCAAACCAATATTCGGTAGGGTCTGATTATCCTTACTATATATTTGATGATAGTTTTGAGGAGTATAGAAACAGAAGGATCAATTCCAGGTTAACGGAAATGCAGGATATTTCTGTGGAGGATATCAAGTCATTGCAATTTGATGATTATAATTTGCATGCTGCGGAAGTACTTCCGGTAATGCTGAATTATTTGACCGCTGATAGTAGTCAGGTATTTGAAAGCCCTGCAACAGCGTTGATAGATACTTTGTCCCGATGGGATTTTTATGCGGATCCAGAGAAAACGGCACCGGTGATATTTGATATTTGGTGGGAAAAACTGCGCAGCAGTGTATGGAGGAAGTTGTCAGAAATCCCCGGGGCCATAGTACTTCCGGATAATTATAGAACAGCCAAATTTTTGATAGAAACGCCCAATGATAGCATTTTTGATCAGGCGGCAACAAATGCAAAGGTTGAAACGGCCAGTGATCATATAGAAAGTACTTTTTTTGAGGCTGTTGAGGAATGGAGTACTTTAGTAGAAAAGGATGAGAATTTAAATTGGTACCGTTATAAGGGAACCAGCATTTTGCATTTGGTTCCGAATTTTGCTGCTTTTAGTCATCAAAATATTAAAACGGGAGGAGGGAAAAGCATTATCAACGCCACTAGCAGTAGACATGGGGCGAGTTGGAGAATGGTGGTAGAGTTGGGGGATAAAGTGAATGCATTTGGTATTTATCCCGGAGGACAATCGGGAAATCCGGGCAGTAAGTTTTATGATAATATGATCCCGCTTTGGGCAGAAGGAAAGTATCTTGATTTTGGATTAAGGAGCAGTGATCAGACTGAGCATTTATTATATTCCACTACAATGGTTCCTAATTAA
- a CDS encoding DUF2911 domain-containing protein, which produces MKKSTTLFLMLFVLISVFLVSCGAKEESKASNGMGDMEEMAMEEEERASPLKKDEGMIGDKKVSIQYGAPSVKGRVIWGDLEAYGEVWRTGANEATYIDLPQDVEVEGEALAAGKYSIFTIPQKEGDWTVIFNSEWNLEHGHYQYKEEKDVLRVQVSPQWLEENQEQLKITVEEPGLVIRWEKLLLPIAIK; this is translated from the coding sequence ATTCGTATTGATAAGTGTCTTTTTGGTCAGTTGTGGAGCAAAGGAGGAGAGTAAAGCGTCGAATGGTATGGGGGATATGGAGGAGATGGCAATGGAAGAGGAAGAAAGAGCAAGTCCTTTGAAAAAAGATGAAGGGATGATAGGAGATAAAAAGGTAAGTATACAATATGGAGCTCCATCTGTCAAGGGACGAGTGATTTGGGGAGATTTGGAGGCATATGGAGAAGTATGGAGGACTGGAGCCAATGAAGCGACCTATATTGATCTTCCACAGGATGTAGAAGTAGAGGGAGAGGCTTTGGCTGCTGGTAAATACTCCATATTCACCATCCCACAAAAAGAAGGAGATTGGACAGTGATTTTTAATTCAGAGTGGAATTTGGAACATGGCCATTATCAGTATAAGGAGGAGAAAGATGTATTGCGTGTTCAAGTGAGTCCACAATGGCTCGAAGAAAACCAAGAGCAATTGAAAATCACAGTTGAAGAACCTGGATTGGTCATAAGATGGGAGAAATTGTTGCTGCCAATAGCGATTAAATGA